The proteins below are encoded in one region of Hemiscyllium ocellatum isolate sHemOce1 chromosome 3, sHemOce1.pat.X.cur, whole genome shotgun sequence:
- the LOC132836272 gene encoding protein FAM177B, whose product MEAAGESREQTEKSEPEDLKAEKKQPRRFIHFSNGDIMEEYSTEEESEEEQQVSEKVNPSTLSWNHFLVFWVMKFARISLFTCDFLGEKLANLFGLTSAKYQYAVDEYYSVQDQEGYEDGDEMTIVEDVKMNERQHLPLQNFQYGTLDTMERSGIASSDDCRHTVCYENEAMEDNADTNDQIKMDNN is encoded by the exons ACAGAGAAATCGGAACCTGAAGATTTGAAGGCAGAGAAGAAACAGCCACGAAGATTCATTCACTTTTCAAATGGAGACATCATGGAAGAATACAGTACTGAagaagagagtgaagaggagCAGCAAGTGTCAGAGAAAGTCAATCCT TCCACACTCTCCTGGAACCATTTCCTGGTGTTTTGGGTGATGAAGTTTGCAAGGATATCATTATTCA CCTGTGACTTTCTTGGAGAGAAACTGGCCAATCTGTTTGGATTGACATCAGCCAAGTACCAATATGCAGTAGATGAATACTACAGTGTTCAAGACCAG GAGGGATATGAAGATGGAGATGAAATGACAATTGTGGAGGATGTGAAAATGAACGAGAGACAGCATCTTCCGCTCCAGAATTTTCAGTATGGTACTTTAGACACAATGGAGCGATCAGGAATTGCAAGCAGTGATGACTGCAGACACACCGTATGTTATGAAAATGAAGCAATGGAAGATAATGCAGATACTAATGATCAGATAAAGATGGACAACAACTAA